From a region of the Thiomicrorhabdus sp. genome:
- a CDS encoding 2-hydroxyacid dehydrogenase, producing the protein MKIVAYSAKPYDKQVLCREFHHQWETLYLEVPLDLNTIAYAKDAEVISAFVNDRLDAKVLTLLAEGGTKLIALRCAGFNHVDLEAAKSLGIKVVRVPAYSPYAVAEHTVALMLGLNRKLYRAYNRVREGNFSLNGMLGFDMYGKTVGIVGAGKIGRLVGQMLQAFGCEILIYDPYTCEACKDLGIKQVELAELFTQSDIISLHCPLTPETNHLINLQTIEQMKNGVMLINTGRGALMDTMALIEGLKSKKIGYLGMDVYEKEGALFFEDHSCEIIQDDAFERLLTFPNVLITGHQAYFTEEALTHIAQTTTANIHEYINNPETTSCLENEVTCETH; encoded by the coding sequence ATGAAAATTGTTGCTTACAGTGCTAAACCCTATGACAAACAGGTTCTGTGTAGAGAGTTTCATCATCAATGGGAAACCTTGTATTTAGAGGTGCCTTTAGATCTAAATACTATTGCTTATGCAAAAGATGCTGAAGTGATTTCTGCTTTTGTTAATGATCGTTTAGATGCCAAAGTTTTAACCTTGCTGGCTGAAGGTGGAACAAAGCTTATTGCCTTGCGCTGTGCAGGTTTTAATCATGTAGATTTAGAGGCCGCCAAATCTTTAGGTATTAAGGTGGTAAGAGTACCAGCCTATTCACCCTATGCAGTAGCTGAGCATACAGTGGCTTTAATGCTAGGTTTAAACCGCAAGCTGTATCGAGCTTATAACCGAGTGCGAGAGGGTAACTTCTCTTTAAACGGCATGTTGGGTTTTGATATGTATGGCAAAACTGTGGGGATTGTAGGTGCAGGTAAAATCGGCCGTTTAGTGGGTCAAATGTTGCAAGCATTTGGTTGTGAAATATTGATTTACGATCCATACACATGCGAGGCCTGTAAAGATTTAGGCATTAAGCAGGTTGAGCTTGCTGAACTGTTTACTCAGTCTGATATTATTTCTTTACACTGCCCGTTAACCCCAGAAACTAATCATCTTATTAACTTGCAAACTATCGAACAAATGAAAAATGGTGTCATGTTAATTAACACTGGCCGAGGAGCCTTAATGGACACCATGGCATTAATTGAGGGCTTAAAAAGCAAAAAAATTGGTTACTTGGGCATGGATGTATACGAAAAAGAGGGTGCTCTGTTTTTTGAAGACCACTCTTGTGAAATTATTCAAGATGATGCCTTTGAACGTTTACTGACCTTTCCAAACGTTTTAATTACCGGACACCAAGCCTACTTTACAGAAGAGGCTCTTACTCATATTGCACAAACCACTACCGCGAATATTCATGAATATATCAATAACCCAGAAACCACGAGTTGTTTAGAAAATGAGGTTACTTGTGAAACACATTAA
- a CDS encoding GGDEF domain-containing protein, protein MINFLKDICKESFWLKILTSGIYIEDSQIFSRLLVANAVLYVVGVLVGFFTIYHLLITGNYVIALFDALALFFVTALLIQLRIKKSLQMFGHFMAVGTVVIYCFFMGTTQNENMSFIWVVFLPFFIILVNGWKKGLWYVLSFFAIMFPLAYLNIGVWDNGEWNSVHFYRLVASLILALMIALLIDYTKVLAHKRESGMRQKELLYLNELKIMSRTDGLTGLYNRHYFNQVFQEKINELAHAKHSLMFFIVDIDYFKAYNDYYGHQAGDEVIQRIAVAIRKFIQRENDLVFRLGGEEFGGLLDARKPEKMAQWLKQLSQVVESLKIKHAPGVGLPFVTISGGVSTMKPASSITMEELYRNADKALYKAKNEGRNRFVIDNRYQTSDGDKHHHGETHNQKTLKGK, encoded by the coding sequence ATGATTAACTTCTTAAAAGATATCTGTAAAGAGTCTTTTTGGTTAAAGATATTAACCTCAGGGATTTATATTGAAGATAGTCAGATTTTTTCTCGATTGCTTGTAGCTAATGCTGTTTTGTATGTTGTTGGTGTTCTAGTTGGTTTTTTTACCATTTATCATTTACTGATTACAGGTAATTATGTCATTGCGTTATTTGATGCACTAGCGTTATTTTTTGTAACGGCACTGTTAATACAATTAAGAATTAAAAAATCATTACAGATGTTTGGCCATTTTATGGCAGTGGGTACTGTGGTTATTTACTGCTTTTTTATGGGCACCACGCAGAATGAAAATATGAGTTTTATATGGGTGGTGTTTTTACCATTTTTTATCATATTGGTAAATGGTTGGAAAAAAGGGTTGTGGTATGTACTCTCTTTTTTCGCCATTATGTTTCCATTGGCTTACCTTAATATTGGTGTTTGGGATAACGGAGAATGGAATAGTGTTCACTTTTATCGGTTAGTTGCATCATTAATTCTGGCGTTAATGATTGCATTGTTAATTGATTATACAAAGGTACTTGCTCATAAACGTGAATCAGGTATGCGTCAAAAAGAATTACTGTATTTGAATGAACTTAAAATCATGTCAAGGACTGATGGATTAACTGGATTGTATAACCGCCATTACTTTAACCAAGTTTTTCAGGAAAAGATTAACGAGCTTGCACATGCTAAACATTCCCTGATGTTTTTTATTGTGGATATTGACTATTTTAAAGCCTATAACGACTACTACGGCCACCAAGCGGGTGATGAGGTTATTCAGCGGATAGCCGTTGCAATAAGAAAGTTTATTCAGCGTGAAAATGATTTGGTTTTTAGGTTGGGCGGTGAAGAATTTGGTGGTTTGTTAGATGCCCGTAAACCAGAGAAAATGGCTCAATGGTTAAAGCAGCTCTCTCAGGTTGTTGAATCACTTAAAATCAAACATGCACCAGGTGTGGGTTTACCCTTTGTTACCATTTCTGGTGGGGTAAGCACCATGAAACCAGCAAGTTCAATCACCATGGAAGAGCTATATAGAAATGCCGATAAGGCTCTGTATAAAGCAAAAAATGAAGGAAGAAATCGGTTTGTTATAGATAACCGTTATCAAACAAGTGATGGTGATAAACACCATCATGGTGAGACTCACAACCAGAAAACTCTTAAAGGAAAATAA
- a CDS encoding GGDEF domain-containing protein, with amino-acid sequence MFFKQMKNGFQKLFVNQEMMLERPFDAFRQLLNAAIMTVVLISLSIFVLFHVFVTGLHYTAILNFIAVFIIASLLFGLYQTKEMGRKGHIMAFMVMVYFILFTYLNQAAEYGLIWGLFVPFVIITLTGLKAGLRYLLLFYVVIFSMAIWGLDAWDDKYWTQTSLVRFILASVISLLLTVVMDIANTGLNHQINKQRKKEKRYADELRRLSTVDALTELYNRHYFKEVLEKKLKELKGSDLYLTFFILDIDHFKLYNDEYGHYQGDDVLKQVATAVHNYIKRQDDLVFRLGGEEFGGLLVTNNPAETSEWISKLKDEVEALQILHSTKAPEKYVTISIGIFSAKVESLDTLNCIYRIADDALYQAKEQGRNQAQIILPLDEEGSCA; translated from the coding sequence TTGTTTTTTAAACAGATGAAAAATGGTTTTCAAAAATTATTTGTTAATCAAGAAATGATGTTGGAAAGGCCTTTTGATGCCTTTAGGCAACTTTTGAATGCGGCAATAATGACGGTAGTTTTAATATCGCTTTCTATTTTTGTATTGTTTCACGTTTTTGTAACGGGGCTTCACTACACGGCAATACTCAATTTTATTGCTGTATTTATTATAGCGAGCTTGCTTTTTGGGTTGTATCAAACCAAAGAAATGGGCCGAAAAGGTCATATTATGGCTTTTATGGTTATGGTGTATTTTATTCTATTCACCTACCTCAATCAGGCGGCAGAATATGGCTTGATTTGGGGATTGTTTGTGCCTTTTGTGATCATTACATTAACAGGGCTTAAAGCCGGTTTACGTTATTTACTATTGTTTTATGTCGTGATATTTAGCATGGCCATTTGGGGATTAGATGCATGGGATGATAAATATTGGACCCAAACGAGTTTAGTTCGCTTTATTTTAGCCTCAGTTATCAGTTTGTTACTTACCGTGGTTATGGATATTGCCAATACAGGGTTAAATCACCAGATTAACAAACAACGTAAAAAAGAAAAACGCTATGCTGATGAGTTAAGACGTCTATCTACTGTAGATGCATTAACTGAGTTGTATAACCGTCATTACTTTAAAGAAGTGTTAGAAAAAAAACTTAAAGAGCTTAAAGGTTCCGACTTATATTTGACGTTTTTTATTTTAGATATTGATCACTTTAAACTTTATAACGATGAGTATGGTCACTACCAAGGTGACGATGTTTTAAAGCAAGTCGCTACAGCGGTTCATAATTACATCAAACGCCAAGATGACTTAGTGTTTAGATTAGGTGGAGAAGAATTTGGCGGTCTTTTAGTGACTAATAATCCCGCGGAAACGAGTGAGTGGATTTCAAAACTAAAAGATGAAGTTGAGGCTTTACAAATACTACATTCAACAAAAGCACCAGAAAAATACGTTACCATTTCAATAGGTATTTTTTCTGCTAAGGTTGAAAGCCTAGATACTCTGAATTGTATTTATAGAATTGCCGACGATGCCTTATATCAAGCTAAAGAGCAAGGTAGAAATCAAGCCCAAATTATTTTACCCCTAGATGAAGAAGGATCTTGTGCATGA
- a CDS encoding TRAP transporter substrate-binding protein → MKRRDFIGAMAGATAATALTACGTEDTPTQAAAAPQKTFKWKMVTTWPKNFPGLGTGANNIAKLINEMSGGRIEVKVYGAGELVGAFEVFDAVSRGNAQLGHAGAYYWKGKIPSAPFFSSVPFGLTAQEMNAWLFYGGGLELWEEAYKPFGLIPNAGGNSGTQMGGWFNKEINSIEDLKGLKMRMPGFGGEVLKRAGGIPVTLPGGELFPSMQSGALDASEWVGPYNDLAFGFYKVAKYYYTPGWHEPGTTMECMINEAAFNELPADLQSIVRNAMKVANADMLSEYTARNEQALQTLIHEHHVELRYFPDDVLKKLKEISEEVIDEEAAKDPLSAKVWASQKAFKEQVMQWTAVSEQAFLRARSL, encoded by the coding sequence ATGAAACGTAGAGATTTTATAGGAGCAATGGCTGGTGCCACTGCGGCAACCGCTTTAACTGCTTGTGGTACAGAAGATACACCTACCCAAGCCGCTGCTGCCCCACAAAAAACGTTTAAATGGAAAATGGTCACCACTTGGCCTAAAAACTTTCCTGGATTAGGAACGGGTGCTAACAATATCGCCAAACTGATTAATGAGATGTCTGGCGGGCGTATTGAAGTTAAAGTATATGGTGCCGGTGAATTGGTTGGTGCCTTTGAAGTGTTTGATGCGGTTTCACGTGGTAATGCTCAATTAGGTCACGCTGGGGCCTATTATTGGAAAGGTAAAATTCCTTCAGCTCCGTTCTTTTCATCAGTGCCTTTTGGCTTAACAGCCCAAGAGATGAACGCCTGGTTGTTTTATGGTGGTGGTCTAGAATTGTGGGAAGAAGCTTATAAACCTTTTGGTTTAATTCCTAATGCGGGCGGTAATTCGGGTACGCAAATGGGGGGTTGGTTTAATAAAGAGATTAACTCTATAGAAGACTTAAAAGGCCTTAAGATGCGTATGCCTGGTTTTGGCGGTGAAGTCTTAAAACGTGCGGGTGGTATTCCAGTAACTTTACCAGGTGGTGAGTTATTTCCATCAATGCAGTCTGGTGCTTTAGATGCCTCTGAGTGGGTTGGCCCATATAACGATTTAGCGTTTGGTTTTTATAAAGTCGCTAAATATTACTATACACCAGGTTGGCATGAGCCAGGAACGACTATGGAATGTATGATTAATGAAGCCGCCTTTAATGAGTTGCCAGCTGACTTACAAAGTATCGTTCGTAATGCCATGAAGGTCGCTAATGCTGATATGTTGTCAGAATATACAGCACGTAATGAGCAAGCATTACAAACCTTAATTCATGAACATCATGTGGAATTAAGATACTTCCCTGATGATGTATTAAAAAAGCTTAAAGAAATATCTGAAGAAGTCATTGATGAAGAAGCGGCAAAAGATCCATTATCTGCTAAAGTTTGGGCATCGCAAAAAGCCTTTAAAGAACAAGTTATGCAATGGACGGCAGTTTCTGAACAAGCATTCTTAAGAGCTCGTTCGCTTTAA
- a CDS encoding ChaN family lipoprotein: MYKTQFIPKPSHFFFGLFAIAFLLAGCSNQPIKAPLANQPKAKEVHKTELATAYDYDLVNQQLQPISLKQLITELKDTDIVFIGEFHGNHASALLEMQVLAGLYQQSELQNQNIVLSMEMFNRDQQEILNQYLDSEIGEVQLIKEAPAWNNYVASYRPLVEFAKQRFVPVVAANAAADIVRCVGREGQNYISKLTPQEKSTIAKHPFAEIPGYKNKFASFLGEMRHLPENRKNNSYSAQITRDNTMAESIYQAWLNHPNLKVVHINGSFHSENHLGTVAALHRLDPKLKIKVITPIRVESTADISRFNKQTANAKDDYLYFIKPQPEQYVDAAYKMRDRRAMFKRSDLKSCK, translated from the coding sequence ATGTATAAAACTCAATTCATCCCCAAACCAAGCCACTTTTTCTTTGGTTTATTCGCTATTGCTTTTTTACTGGCTGGCTGTAGCAACCAACCAATCAAAGCGCCTTTAGCCAATCAACCAAAAGCAAAAGAGGTTCATAAAACAGAACTCGCCACAGCCTATGACTATGATTTGGTTAATCAGCAGTTACAACCCATTTCTTTAAAACAACTTATCACAGAATTAAAAGATACCGATATTGTGTTTATTGGTGAATTTCATGGCAATCACGCATCTGCTTTATTAGAGATGCAAGTTTTGGCGGGTCTCTATCAACAAAGTGAACTTCAAAATCAAAATATCGTCTTAAGCATGGAAATGTTTAACCGTGATCAGCAAGAGATTTTAAACCAGTATTTAGACAGTGAAATAGGTGAAGTACAACTCATTAAAGAAGCCCCTGCTTGGAACAACTACGTGGCAAGTTATCGTCCGTTGGTTGAGTTTGCCAAACAACGGTTTGTGCCCGTTGTTGCCGCCAATGCAGCGGCAGATATTGTGCGTTGTGTTGGCCGTGAAGGACAAAACTATATCAGCAAGCTAACCCCACAAGAAAAGAGCACCATTGCCAAACACCCTTTTGCAGAAATACCGGGTTATAAAAACAAATTTGCAAGTTTTTTAGGTGAGATGCGACACCTACCTGAAAATCGTAAAAACAACAGTTATTCAGCTCAAATCACTCGTGATAACACCATGGCTGAATCTATTTACCAGGCCTGGTTAAATCATCCAAATTTAAAAGTAGTCCACATTAATGGTAGTTTTCATAGCGAGAATCATTTGGGAACCGTAGCCGCATTACATCGCTTAGACCCAAAGCTAAAAATAAAAGTGATTACCCCAATTAGGGTTGAGAGTACGGCGGATATTAGCCGTTTTAATAAACAGACAGCTAACGCCAAAGATGATTATTTGTATTTTATTAAACCGCAACCAGAGCAATATGTGGATGCGGCATATAAAATGCGAGACCGCCGAGCAATGTTTAAACGCTCGGATTTAAAAAGCTGTAAATAA
- a CDS encoding methyl-accepting chemotaxis protein — protein sequence MKLTPKLITSFLVIGLTPLFIFAAISIQNADHGLQNLATQQLESIRDSKKASIHRYFDNLSSQVVTLADTQVILQAMFYLPAQVKGYQALADTTNLKQVQENLKNKYQSLGLKPDYVSKLDDIALMMQNDYLTNNPHNQNERWKLNKGSSKSAYHAIHSSMQNVVHKFISNAHFNDLYLIDQNTDRVLYSVNKGSDFGVNLATGPLKDSGLNQAYQKAKNLKASQTAFVDFARYQPAGDIAESFMATPVVYDGKTIGILVVQIGSNQLNAIMTDHSGMGESGDTFIVGKDFLMRSDSAKDRQHSVTNSFAKPQTGKAKYSSVEKALKGQTGADLTTSFNGIDVMSAYTPIDALGTQWALVVELDKQEALASSNSLLTTAMITILIAILANILIAFVVARSISNPIQKLVKTIQNIGKTSNFTLRHSVSGNDEVAQAGQAINQLMSNLDQSFTEIQEVMQSISEGNFSQRVQSPLQGDLEKLKSSVNASANSVENTMHALSKVMHGIADGDFSVRLDDSVKGELKGQVDNALTQMDYAIHAISDAMESAAKGVFSHRVTGELKGDMVKLKHSVNASLEEIQSAIDEITNSAKAMAQGNLQQTIQGKHEGELKELQDALNSSILHLGQMVQSVRDASHTVSRGANEISLGSSDLNDRTQQQATALEQTAASMEQMTSSVQGNADNAQRAHKLAENARNTTQEGVQIMQKTIQSMQDIEDASNKINDIITLIDSVAFQTNLLALNAAVEAARAGEAGRGFAVVAGEVRNLAGRSADAANEIKGLIGNAVHQIKSGTQLVNQSSTSLDEINHSIQEVNDIVSEISSASKEQANGISQVNLAINNMDQSTQHNAHLVETLSVNAQSVNNEADELESIVSGFQIK from the coding sequence ATGAAACTCACACCAAAACTTATTACCAGCTTTTTAGTCATCGGTTTAACGCCGCTTTTTATTTTTGCCGCCATCTCAATACAAAATGCAGACCACGGTTTACAAAATCTAGCTACTCAACAGCTGGAGTCCATTAGAGACAGTAAAAAAGCCTCCATTCATCGCTATTTTGATAATCTCTCTAGTCAAGTCGTTACCCTGGCAGATACCCAAGTTATTTTACAAGCTATGTTTTACCTACCTGCACAAGTCAAGGGCTACCAAGCTTTGGCCGATACGACCAACCTTAAGCAAGTGCAAGAAAATCTTAAAAACAAATACCAATCTTTAGGTTTAAAGCCAGACTATGTTTCTAAACTTGATGATATTGCTTTAATGATGCAAAACGATTATTTAACTAATAATCCACATAACCAAAATGAACGTTGGAAACTCAATAAAGGTAGCAGTAAATCGGCCTATCATGCCATTCACAGCTCAATGCAAAATGTAGTCCACAAGTTTATAAGTAACGCCCACTTTAATGATTTGTATTTAATTGATCAAAATACCGACCGTGTTTTATACAGCGTAAATAAAGGCAGTGACTTTGGGGTAAATCTTGCCACTGGTCCGCTTAAAGATTCTGGCCTGAACCAGGCCTATCAAAAAGCCAAAAACCTAAAAGCTAGCCAAACTGCCTTTGTTGATTTTGCACGCTACCAACCTGCAGGCGATATTGCCGAATCATTTATGGCAACGCCTGTGGTTTATGATGGCAAAACGATTGGTATTTTGGTTGTGCAAATTGGTTCAAACCAACTCAATGCAATTATGACGGACCATTCTGGTATGGGAGAATCAGGCGACACCTTTATTGTAGGTAAAGACTTTTTAATGCGAAGCGACTCAGCCAAAGATAGACAACATAGCGTAACCAATTCTTTTGCTAAACCGCAAACAGGCAAAGCTAAGTATTCATCCGTTGAGAAGGCTCTAAAAGGACAAACAGGAGCCGATTTAACCACCAGTTTTAACGGCATTGATGTAATGAGTGCCTATACACCGATTGATGCTTTAGGCACTCAATGGGCTCTAGTGGTTGAGCTTGATAAACAAGAAGCTCTAGCCAGTTCAAATAGTTTATTAACCACGGCAATGATAACGATCCTTATTGCTATTTTGGCGAATATATTGATTGCTTTTGTGGTTGCCAGAAGCATTTCAAACCCTATACAGAAATTGGTTAAAACCATTCAAAACATTGGAAAAACGTCCAATTTCACTCTTAGACATTCGGTGTCTGGAAATGATGAGGTTGCCCAAGCTGGCCAAGCCATTAACCAACTTATGAGTAACTTAGACCAGTCATTTACTGAAATACAAGAGGTGATGCAGTCCATCAGTGAAGGCAACTTTAGTCAACGTGTTCAATCTCCACTGCAAGGCGATTTAGAGAAATTAAAATCTTCGGTCAACGCTTCTGCAAACAGTGTAGAAAATACCATGCATGCCCTATCTAAAGTCATGCACGGCATTGCGGATGGCGATTTTTCTGTACGCTTAGATGACAGCGTAAAAGGCGAATTAAAAGGCCAGGTAGATAATGCGCTAACGCAAATGGATTACGCCATTCATGCTATTAGTGATGCTATGGAAAGTGCCGCTAAAGGCGTATTTTCTCATCGAGTTACGGGGGAATTAAAAGGCGATATGGTCAAACTCAAACACTCGGTTAACGCTTCACTAGAAGAGATTCAATCGGCTATTGATGAAATTACTAACTCGGCTAAAGCGATGGCTCAAGGTAATTTACAGCAAACCATTCAAGGCAAACACGAAGGTGAACTAAAAGAGTTGCAAGACGCTCTTAATAGCTCCATTTTACATTTAGGGCAAATGGTGCAGTCAGTTAGGGATGCCTCGCATACTGTGTCACGTGGAGCAAATGAAATCTCTTTAGGTAGCTCAGACTTAAATGACCGAACTCAGCAACAAGCTACGGCTTTAGAACAAACTGCCGCATCAATGGAACAAATGACCTCTTCAGTACAAGGCAATGCCGACAATGCACAACGTGCACATAAACTGGCTGAAAACGCTCGTAACACCACTCAAGAAGGTGTGCAAATTATGCAAAAAACCATTCAGTCCATGCAAGATATTGAAGATGCCAGTAACAAAATCAACGATATTATTACCTTAATTGATAGCGTTGCTTTTCAAACCAATCTATTGGCATTAAACGCCGCAGTAGAAGCCGCACGTGCTGGTGAAGCAGGTCGTGGATTTGCGGTTGTGGCGGGTGAAGTAAGAAATCTAGCGGGCCGCTCGGCTGATGCTGCAAATGAAATTAAAGGGCTAATTGGTAACGCTGTTCACCAAATAAAAAGTGGTACTCAATTAGTTAATCAATCAAGCACCTCTTTAGATGAGATTAACCACTCTATTCAAGAGGTAAACGATATTGTTTCTGAAATTAGCTCAGCCAGTAAAGAACAGGCTAATGGCATTAGCCAAGTAAATTTGGCGATTAATAATATGGACCAATCTACTCAGCATAACGCTCATTTAGTAGAAACCTTATCGGTTAATGCTCAAAGCGTAAACAACGAAGCTGATGAACTCGAATCGATTGTCTCTGGTTTTCAGATTAAATAG
- a CDS encoding J domain-containing protein, which produces MSKDYYAILGVSRSASDAEIKKAYRKMAAKYHPDKPTGDEAKFKEVSEAYETLSDAEKRSMYDQFGSDYQQRGAGGFGGGQGGYGGAADFSDIFGDMFGGGGFGGGQGGFGQQQARPQKGEDQTVNVMVSLVEAVEGTERTINVQTGNPQSSSYSYDTKPIKVRIPAGVTQDQKIRVKGKGFTGFNGGPNGDVIIQIKLEKHPLFKVEGKDVFVDLPVTPWEAALGAKVEIPTLKGKIKMAIAAGTQSGTKLRIKDRGLGATPGNQYVIVQIHTPPAATDEDKALYEKMAQQMPFNPRADY; this is translated from the coding sequence ATGAGCAAAGATTATTATGCGATTTTAGGCGTTTCTCGCAGTGCGAGTGATGCAGAAATTAAAAAAGCCTATCGTAAAATGGCTGCAAAATATCATCCCGATAAGCCAACTGGTGATGAAGCCAAGTTTAAAGAGGTTAGCGAAGCGTACGAAACTCTAAGCGATGCTGAAAAACGATCAATGTATGATCAGTTTGGTTCTGACTATCAGCAACGTGGCGCAGGTGGTTTTGGTGGCGGCCAGGGTGGTTATGGCGGTGCGGCAGATTTTAGTGATATTTTTGGTGATATGTTTGGAGGTGGCGGCTTTGGCGGTGGCCAGGGTGGTTTTGGTCAACAACAAGCTCGTCCACAGAAAGGTGAAGATCAAACGGTTAATGTTATGGTTTCACTGGTTGAGGCGGTTGAAGGCACTGAAAGAACCATTAATGTACAAACGGGGAATCCGCAATCTAGCAGTTACTCATATGACACCAAGCCAATTAAGGTGCGTATTCCTGCTGGAGTAACCCAAGATCAAAAAATTAGAGTTAAGGGAAAAGGTTTCACTGGATTTAATGGCGGGCCAAATGGTGATGTTATTATTCAGATTAAGCTTGAAAAACATCCACTGTTTAAAGTGGAAGGTAAAGATGTATTTGTAGATTTACCTGTTACTCCATGGGAGGCCGCTTTAGGGGCTAAAGTGGAGATTCCTACTTTAAAGGGTAAAATTAAAATGGCGATTGCAGCAGGTACTCAGTCAGGCACAAAATTACGTATTAAAGATCGTGGTTTGGGAGCAACGCCAGGTAATCAGTATGTGATTGTACAAATTCATACTCCGCCAGCGGCAACGGATGAAGATAAAGCTTTATATGAAAAAATGGCACAGCAAATGCCTTTTAACCCAAGGGCAGATTATTAG
- the sppA gene encoding signal peptide peptidase SppA → MKHINLSYLSQLSTGCKLPALVIIGLLSTVLLSGCATIKLGQSYDKPIQEQVIEKGKSDDKVLIININGLLSDSPKTGLLSTAPSLLDSVMMQLKKAEKDKKIKAVLLKINSPGGGVTVSDILYHELMAFKERTHKKIYVQMMDVAASGGLYIAMAADHIQAHPSTITGSVGVIIINADLSGTMKKVGAEVNVYKTGENKDMGSPFRQASESDKQVFQGLVDQMANRFYEIVQTKRKLSDSQMAVLKTARVFTGETAVQTGLIDSLGYLSDATKKACKLADSKDCKVVTYRFTENANATSYSPSMQANSSDQAWKILDIPMLDQLKLKSGMYYLYLQ, encoded by the coding sequence GTGAAACACATTAATTTGTCCTACTTGAGTCAACTAAGCACAGGTTGCAAATTACCAGCTTTAGTTATTATAGGTTTATTAAGCACCGTTTTACTCTCTGGCTGTGCCACTATTAAGTTAGGTCAGTCTTACGATAAACCGATTCAAGAACAGGTGATTGAAAAAGGTAAAAGTGATGATAAGGTGTTGATTATTAATATCAACGGCCTGTTAAGCGATAGTCCAAAAACAGGTCTGTTATCTACCGCACCTAGCTTGCTAGATTCGGTGATGATGCAGCTTAAAAAAGCGGAAAAAGACAAAAAAATTAAAGCTGTATTGCTCAAGATTAATAGTCCAGGCGGAGGGGTGACGGTAAGCGATATTTTGTACCATGAGTTAATGGCCTTTAAAGAGCGTACTCATAAAAAAATCTATGTGCAAATGATGGATGTTGCCGCATCTGGCGGGTTATATATTGCGATGGCTGCGGACCATATTCAGGCACATCCATCCACTATCACCGGATCAGTGGGGGTAATTATTATTAACGCTGATTTATCTGGCACCATGAAGAAAGTAGGGGCTGAAGTTAATGTGTATAAAACGGGTGAAAACAAAGATATGGGTTCCCCTTTTAGACAAGCGAGTGAGTCTGATAAACAGGTTTTTCAAGGCCTGGTGGATCAAATGGCCAACCGTTTTTATGAGATTGTGCAAACTAAACGTAAATTATCAGATTCACAAATGGCCGTGTTAAAAACCGCTAGAGTCTTTACCGGCGAAACGGCTGTACAAACTGGATTAATTGATTCTTTAGGGTATCTGAGTGATGCCACTAAAAAGGCCTGTAAACTTGCCGATAGCAAAGACTGTAAAGTTGTGACTTATCGTTTTACAGAAAATGCCAATGCCACCAGTTATTCACCTTCTATGCAAGCAAATAGCTCAGACCAGGCCTGGAAGATTTTAGATATTCCTATGCTAGACCAATTAAAACTTAAGTCTGGCATGTACTATTTGTATTTGCAGTAA